The following proteins are encoded in a genomic region of Cryptomeria japonica chromosome 11, Sugi_1.0, whole genome shotgun sequence:
- the LOC131034529 gene encoding cysteine-rich receptor-like protein kinase 44, protein MQITYTAKYAQFFCVVLSLYIARHAAIDFYICDTNNHTSPHFKSNMNIVLNTLVNNTLISNGFNTSASGQSPDRVYGLLQCWRDASVEECLTCSQEANSSVRRLCGNTLGGRTWLNKCFIRFENFSFFGILDTNSSIGYSTATVTDEPDVFRKAVRELFIKNRDEAVRSPIRYSSGLNTSTSYPIYSMVQCWSDLTSVEDCRKCLTSATRALLDVTFRGNDTFQGGGVGSGSCYARFETYPFINPAAPSPSPLQPLSPQPIQRPPSSLPPPKNSSDNKGLVLGIVSGLLVIFLLCLFSVRRKLRSAGLWIRALLRKENLDSEVDSAIGEEHEIIFNLENIKIATRNFHGDNKLGEGGFGSVYKGTMPDGLQIAVKKLSVQSTQGKEQFLNEVKLVAKIQHRNLVKLLGCCAEGKERLLVYEHMVNKSLDKILFHPQRSEELDWPKRLNIILGVARGLLYLHEDSHLRIIHRDIKASNILLDEKMEPKISDFGLARLIRQDESHVETRLAGTYGYMAPEYAMLGQLSCKADVYSFGVVILEIICGRKNTDNRLTPKFQSLLEWVWTSYKRGNITEVIDKEIIESFSSEQLLRCIHVGLLCTQVDALVRPSMTSVHAMLSNSSLNNLENLINPPFVIVAQNAIPSSISTSTTSLATPLVYPSINDATITDWGAR, encoded by the exons ATGCAGATCACATACACTGCAAAATATGCACAGTTCTTCTGCGTCGTGCTCTCATTATACATTGCTCGCCACGCAGCGATAGATTTTTATATCTGCGACACCAATAACCATACAAGTCCTCATTTCAAGAGTAATATGAATATAGTTCTTAATACTCTTGTCAACAATACATTAATATCAAACGGTTTCAATACATCTGCCTCCGGTCAAAGTCCAGACAGAGTTTATGGTCTCCTCCAGTGTTGGAGAGATGCAAGCGTGGAGGAATGCCTCACCTGTTCGCAAGAGGCAAATAGCAGCGTTCGCCGGCTTTGCGGAAATACCCTAGGTGGTAGAACATGGCTAAACAAGTGCTTCATACGCTTCGAGAATTTTTCCTTCTTCGGAATACTTGATACAAACTCAAGTATTGGCTACAGCACAGCTACGGTCACAGATGAGCCTGATGTGTTTCGTAAGGCAGTTAGGGAGCTTTTCATAAAAAATAGAGATGAAGCGGTTCGATCCCCAATTAGATATTCTTCGGGATTAAATACTTCTACATCCTATCCAATATACAGTATGGTTCAGTGTTGGAGCGATTTAACCTCTGTTGAGGACTGCAGAAAATGCTTGACAAGTGCAACTCGGGCTCTGTTAGATGTGACCTTTAGGGGGAATGATACTTTTCAGGGAGGAGGGGTCGGCTCCGGAAGTTGCTATGCTCGTTTCGAAACGTACCCATTCATCAATCCTGCCGCTCCATCGCCGTCTCCACTCCAACCGCTTTCTCCACAACCAATTCAGCGGCCACCATCGTCACTTCCACCTCCGA AAAATTCTTCAGACAATAAAGGTTTAGTTCTGGGCATTGTGAGCGGCTTGTTGGTGATATTCCTGTTATGCCTGTTTTCAGTCCGAAGAAAACTAAGATCTGCAGGATTATGGATTCGAGCCCTCTTGAGAAAAG AGAACCTAGATAGCGAGGTAGACTCAGCGATCGGCGAGGAGCATGAGATAATCTTTAACTTGGAAAATATCAAGATTGCAACTAGAAATTTCCATGGCGACAACAAGCTTGGAGAGGGAGGATTTGGCTCTGTATACAAG GGCACAATGCCAGATGGACTACAAATCGCAGTAAAGAAACTTTCTGTACAGTCAACGCAAGGGAAAGAACAGTTTCTAAATGAGGTTAAATTGGTGGCCAAAATTCAACATCGTAACCTTGTGAAGTTGCTTGGATGTTGTGCAGAGGGAAAGGAAAGATTGCTTGTTTACGAGCACATGGTTAATAAGAGTCTTGACAAAATACTGTTTC ATCCGCAGCGGAGCGAAGAGCTCGATTGGCCAAAGCGTTTGAATATCATACTCGGAGTAGCTCGTGGGCTTCTATATCTGCATGAAGATTCTCATCTACGAATTATTCATCGGGATATCAAAGCAAGCAATATTTTGCTTGATGAGAAAATGGAGCCAAAGATATCAGATTTTGGCTTAGCAAGATTGATTCGTCAAGATGAGAGTCATGTTGAGACGAGGCTTGCAGGAACATA CGGTTATATGGCACCCGAATATGCTATGTTAGGTCAACTATCTTGTAAAGCTGATGTGTATAGCTTTGGGGTTGTTATTTTGGAAATTATATGTGGAAGAAAGAATACTGACAATAGATTGACTCCCAAATTTCAAAGCTTGCTAGAATGG GTATGGACATCTTACAAGCGAGGAAATATTACGGAAGTGATTGACAAAGAAATAATCGAAAGCTTCTCTAGTGAGCAACTTTTAAGATGCATTCATGTGGGTCTTTTGTGTACACAAGTAGATGCATTAGTTCGCCCCTCAATGACTAGTGTACATGCCATGCTTTCTAACTCTTCACTGAACAACTTAGAAAATCTCATAAATCCTCCTTTTGTCATTGTTGCACAAAATGCTATTCCATCATCTATATCTACATCAACTACTTCATTAGCCACTCCCTTGGTCTATCCATCTATTAATGATGCAACAATAACAGATTGGGGTGCTAGATAA